The following coding sequences are from one Leptolyngbya sp. NIES-3755 window:
- a CDS encoding polar amino acid ABC transporter, inner membrane subunit (similar to AA sequence:cyanobase_aa:LBDG_08990) — MIKLRSICLALFCTLLIVLNPLRVLSQSTLTVAVEPVYAPFEFRSPTGELQGFDIDIIREVGKAAGFGVRFQSITFDGIIPALQARTIDAAVGAMTITPARSQVVDFSRPYFKAGLAIATRTDRPTVNSLDELQGQAIAVQIGTTGAQAAQKIPNAKIRTFDAAVLALQELSNGNVVAVVHDAPILQYALTTGSLRNIRVSDQLLTSEYYGIPTPKGSPNLERINRGLGTILGNGTYAQIYRKWFNAEPPQLPETVPTENQAARSNWLSVIQAALPALLAGTLITIQLAAISIIIGLVLGSLIGLARLSKNKFLRLLAGAYIDFFRGTPLLVQLFMIYFGIPAIIQELGLQFSFDRFVAAIVALSLNSAAYIAEVVRAGILSIEVGQTEAAQSLGLDSRQTLRHIIFPQAFRRMLPPLGNQFITLLKDTSLVAVIGFEELFRRGQLIVAANYRPFELYALVALIYLALTLLSSQGFRYLERRMNPAQNKRTEKKSDRVLVEQ; from the coding sequence ATGATTAAGCTGCGATCGATTTGTCTTGCTCTGTTTTGTACGCTGCTGATTGTTTTAAATCCATTGCGAGTTCTCAGTCAATCGACCCTAACAGTGGCGGTTGAACCTGTGTATGCGCCATTTGAGTTTCGCAGTCCAACGGGTGAACTTCAGGGATTCGATATTGATATCATTCGCGAAGTTGGTAAAGCTGCTGGGTTCGGTGTGAGATTCCAGAGCATCACTTTTGATGGAATCATTCCAGCCTTGCAAGCCCGAACCATTGATGCGGCAGTGGGAGCGATGACCATCACGCCAGCGCGATCGCAGGTAGTCGATTTTTCACGCCCGTATTTCAAAGCGGGACTTGCGATCGCGACTCGCACTGATAGACCCACTGTGAACTCGCTCGACGAACTTCAAGGACAAGCGATCGCGGTTCAGATCGGAACAACAGGCGCACAAGCGGCTCAGAAGATTCCCAATGCTAAAATTCGTACTTTTGATGCAGCAGTCTTAGCCCTTCAGGAATTAAGTAATGGAAATGTCGTGGCTGTGGTGCATGATGCTCCGATTTTGCAATACGCACTCACAACTGGGAGTCTGAGAAATATTCGAGTCAGTGATCAGTTGCTCACGTCTGAGTATTATGGAATTCCAACTCCTAAAGGTTCTCCAAACTTAGAACGCATCAATCGGGGATTGGGAACGATTTTGGGCAATGGAACTTATGCTCAGATTTATCGAAAATGGTTCAATGCTGAGCCGCCTCAGCTTCCAGAAACCGTTCCAACCGAGAATCAAGCGGCTCGATCGAATTGGCTTTCTGTGATTCAAGCTGCGCTGCCCGCTCTACTTGCTGGAACTTTAATCACGATTCAACTTGCAGCAATTTCAATCATTATTGGTTTAGTGTTGGGTTCACTGATTGGACTGGCTCGATTGTCCAAAAACAAGTTTTTACGATTGCTTGCAGGTGCTTACATTGATTTCTTTCGGGGAACACCGTTACTGGTTCAGCTATTCATGATCTACTTCGGTATTCCTGCAATTATTCAAGAATTGGGGCTGCAATTTAGCTTCGATCGCTTTGTTGCTGCGATCGTCGCTTTAAGTTTGAACAGTGCGGCTTACATTGCTGAGGTTGTTCGGGCTGGAATTTTATCGATCGAGGTTGGGCAAACTGAAGCGGCTCAATCTCTCGGTCTAGATTCTCGTCAAACTCTACGTCACATTATCTTTCCACAAGCGTTTCGTCGCATGTTACCGCCGCTCGGCAATCAATTCATCACGCTGTTAAAAGATACAAGCTTGGTCGCGGTGATTGGTTTTGAGGAACTATTCAGACGGGGGCAATTGATTGTGGCAGCGAACTATCGACCGTTTGAATTGTATGCGCTTGTTGCTCTGATTTATCTAGCTTTGACATTGCTTTCTTCTCAAGGCTTTAGATATTTGGAGCGACGAATGAATCCTGCACAGAACAAACGAACCGAGAAAAAGAGCGATCGGGTATTAGTCGAGCAATAA
- a CDS encoding hypothetical protein (similar to AA sequence:cyanobase_aa:gll2024), with amino-acid sequence MRLLLDTQAFLWFVLNDPALSQVARDLMLDPQNDLLISPATHWEIAIKISIGKYQLPGAFEDWMRQQIQTNELEILPIEVSHTAAIVTLPFHHKDPFDRLLIAQALIEQIAMISADRIFDDYGVLRYW; translated from the coding sequence ATGAGATTGCTGTTAGATACTCAAGCATTTTTATGGTTTGTCTTGAATGATCCTGCCCTTAGCCAAGTCGCTCGTGATTTGATGCTTGATCCACAAAACGATTTGCTCATCAGTCCTGCAACTCATTGGGAAATTGCAATCAAAATTAGTATTGGTAAGTATCAGTTGCCAGGTGCATTTGAAGATTGGATGCGACAACAAATTCAGACAAACGAACTTGAAATTTTACCGATCGAAGTTTCTCATACTGCTGCGATCGTCACATTACCTTTTCATCACAAAGATCCGTTCGACCGGCTTTTAATCGCTCAAGCATTAATCGAGCAGATTGCAATGATCAGTGCTGACCGGATCTTTGATGATTATGGTGTGCTCCGGTATTGGTAG
- a CDS encoding hypothetical protein (similar to AA sequence:cyanobase_aa:gsl2025) — MAQITLEEAQLRLPELIADLQPGEEVQILSENRIVARLITEARPQRKPRKPGSAMGTLVILSEDDDHLKDFSDYMP, encoded by the coding sequence ATGGCACAAATTACTCTAGAAGAGGCGCAACTTCGTTTACCGGAACTGATTGCTGATTTACAACCTGGTGAAGAAGTGCAGATCCTTTCGGAAAATCGAATTGTAGCGAGATTAATCACAGAAGCGCGACCACAGCGGAAGCCAAGAAAGCCCGGTAGTGCTATGGGAACACTCGTGATTCTGTCAGAAGATGACGATCATCTAAAAGATTTCAGTGATTACATGCCATGA
- a CDS encoding GTP-binding protein HSR1-related protein (similar to AA sequence:cyanobase_aa:LBDG_53290) — protein sequence MVRLRIWQWIILALPIVLVVGFLLVAAGLQIHEWQINWIWAIVALIFLGWRWLLVKWTQPALKQVEAIVAELSEETTELTDSPATETTRKVEVEVQKILTEAQSDPPLWEDWNVFWQRCQSLIRAIASVYYPQAQKPLLNIYVPQAYTLLRGTVDDLDQWMQRLSPVLNQVTVGQAVQAYEIYQKLEPSARKFLKAWSWAQWFLNPAVAVTKTVTQRSGNQATQELLGNLSQLLREAALRNLARQAIALYSGTTPPALTTIEPATPKFQTLREIIAEANPTDVVEQKPVSLLLVGRTGAGKSSVINTLFVEAQAQVDALPSTDRIQDYRWETEIGEALTLWDTPGYEQVGQPEFRDRVLEYAANTDLVLLVNPANDPALQMDLDFLNELKSFTLPTIAVVTQVDRLRPIREWNPPYNWQFGDRPKEVSIREAVAYRQEVLGDVCSLVLPLVAAGDDRQAWGVDALSTAILNTIDPAKQARLARFLRDIDSRTITAAKIIDRYTFQMTTTQGLTAFLKSPILRFISTIATGSPTLAFLLAEQIPIEQLPIVIGKLQMAYDLYTLLKPKIPLDLKSLWNLVIDSSSTPDRVAWAFGHALTEYWTQNLSIEQLEIRYQHYLNQ from the coding sequence ATGGTGCGGTTGCGAATTTGGCAATGGATTATATTGGCACTCCCGATCGTGCTTGTGGTCGGCTTCCTTCTCGTCGCAGCAGGCTTACAAATTCACGAATGGCAAATTAACTGGATTTGGGCGATCGTAGCTTTGATCTTTCTCGGTTGGCGCTGGTTGCTCGTCAAATGGACACAGCCAGCATTAAAACAAGTCGAAGCGATCGTTGCTGAATTATCCGAGGAAACAACTGAATTGACCGATTCACCTGCAACTGAAACGACTCGAAAAGTTGAAGTTGAAGTTCAGAAGATTCTCACTGAAGCACAGTCTGATCCGCCCTTGTGGGAAGATTGGAATGTGTTTTGGCAGAGATGTCAGAGTTTGATTCGTGCGATCGCATCTGTTTACTATCCCCAAGCTCAAAAACCGCTACTCAATATCTATGTTCCTCAAGCTTATACATTGTTGCGTGGAACAGTGGATGACTTAGACCAATGGATGCAACGACTCTCGCCTGTATTGAATCAAGTCACCGTTGGGCAAGCCGTTCAAGCTTACGAAATTTATCAAAAGCTCGAACCTTCTGCGCGTAAGTTCTTGAAAGCTTGGAGTTGGGCGCAATGGTTCTTAAATCCAGCCGTTGCAGTGACCAAAACAGTGACTCAGCGCAGTGGAAATCAAGCGACGCAGGAACTATTAGGAAATCTGAGTCAGTTATTGAGAGAAGCTGCATTACGGAATTTAGCGAGACAAGCGATCGCACTTTACAGCGGTACAACTCCGCCTGCTTTAACTACAATTGAACCTGCGACACCCAAATTCCAAACCTTGCGAGAGATCATTGCTGAAGCGAATCCAACCGATGTTGTAGAACAAAAGCCTGTCAGTTTATTGTTAGTCGGTCGCACTGGAGCCGGGAAAAGTAGCGTGATCAATACGTTGTTTGTAGAAGCTCAGGCGCAAGTCGATGCACTTCCTTCTACCGATCGCATTCAGGACTATCGCTGGGAAACTGAAATCGGGGAAGCTCTAACCCTCTGGGACACTCCAGGATATGAACAAGTTGGACAACCGGAATTCCGCGATCGAGTCCTCGAATATGCTGCTAACACTGATCTAGTTCTCTTAGTCAATCCTGCCAATGATCCAGCGTTACAGATGGATTTAGATTTTCTGAATGAACTAAAGTCTTTTACTTTACCAACCATTGCAGTTGTTACACAAGTCGATCGGTTACGTCCAATCCGCGAATGGAATCCGCCTTACAACTGGCAATTTGGCGATCGACCCAAAGAAGTCTCAATTCGAGAAGCAGTTGCCTACCGTCAAGAAGTACTAGGCGATGTCTGTTCTTTAGTCTTACCTCTAGTCGCTGCTGGAGACGATCGACAAGCTTGGGGAGTAGATGCTCTATCCACAGCAATTTTGAACACGATCGATCCTGCAAAACAAGCTCGATTGGCACGATTTTTACGCGACATTGATTCAAGAACAATCACGGCTGCAAAGATAATCGATCGATACACTTTTCAAATGACCACAACGCAGGGACTTACCGCGTTCTTGAAAAGTCCGATTCTGCGATTTATTTCTACGATCGCAACAGGTTCTCCCACACTTGCCTTTCTTTTAGCTGAACAAATCCCGATCGAACAATTACCGATCGTCATTGGTAAACTTCAAATGGCGTATGATCTCTACACACTTCTGAAACCAAAAATACCATTAGATTTGAAATCGCTTTGGAATCTAGTCATTGATAGTAGTTCAACTCCTGATCGAGTCGCATGGGCGTTTGGTCATGCACTGACAGAATATTGGACACAGAATTTATCGATCGAACAACTTGAGATTCGCTACCAACACTATCTAAATCAGTGA
- a CDS encoding winged helix family two component transcriptional regulator (similar to AA sequence:cyanobase_aa:LBDG_11850) has translation MRSSGSPSFYQASILVIDDEVAILESVTSALTQEGYRVLTASDGRQALNILQTLQPEQPPIDLIILDLMLPRLSGLDFCRAVRQQGNTVPILILSARGSETDIVVGLEVGADDYLTKPFGLRELIARCRALLRRRSQELPEAQPILQYQDITLYLQEYRVIVRGEEINLSPKEFSLLELFMNNPRRVFSREQLLEQVWGMSYLGDSKTVDVHIRWLREKLELDPSTPQYIITVRGFGYRFG, from the coding sequence ATGCGATCGTCTGGATCACCGTCGTTCTATCAAGCCTCGATTCTCGTGATCGATGATGAGGTTGCAATTCTTGAATCGGTTACATCTGCTCTCACCCAAGAAGGCTATCGAGTTCTCACTGCCAGCGACGGGCGGCAAGCTCTAAATATTCTACAAACGTTGCAACCCGAACAGCCACCGATTGATCTGATTATTCTAGACTTGATGCTACCTCGCTTGAGTGGATTAGATTTCTGTCGTGCGGTGCGACAACAAGGTAATACAGTGCCAATTCTAATTCTGAGTGCACGAGGTAGTGAGACTGATATTGTAGTTGGACTTGAAGTCGGTGCAGATGATTATCTAACCAAGCCATTTGGACTGAGAGAATTGATTGCACGATGTCGAGCCTTGTTGCGTCGTCGATCGCAGGAACTTCCCGAAGCACAACCGATTTTGCAGTATCAAGATATCACTCTGTATTTGCAAGAATATCGTGTGATTGTTCGCGGTGAAGAAATCAATCTATCGCCTAAAGAGTTCTCGTTACTAGAACTGTTCATGAACAATCCGCGTCGCGTTTTTTCCCGCGAACAACTATTAGAGCAAGTTTGGGGAATGAGCTATTTAGGCGATTCTAAAACTGTTGATGTGCATATCCGATGGTTGCGGGAGAAATTAGAGCTTGATCCAAGTACGCCACAATACATCATCACGGTTCGAGGATTCGGGTACAGATTCGGTTAA
- a CDS encoding hypothetical protein (similar to AA sequence:cyanobase_aa:LBDG_03900), whose protein sequence is MVPTQIDATIAILGGVITAILAFRVPRQELDRVPLSGLVLLFMVYMLVGWALAIGQLTIGFWLGAAAIALVVTFGSSVLLGRAGLIAFVLAGIGAIALGFVRGQNADSIRWSAIVLGFVGIWLWATGGARYRMERAGFRRSTVQWVLAIVGWEGLWVGWVINTFLAPQVGTWLMQMN, encoded by the coding sequence ATGGTTCCGACACAGATTGATGCAACGATCGCAATTTTGGGCGGAGTGATCACAGCGATTTTGGCGTTTCGGGTTCCGAGACAAGAACTCGATCGCGTTCCGCTGTCTGGATTAGTGTTGCTGTTTATGGTGTATATGCTGGTGGGGTGGGCATTAGCGATCGGGCAATTGACGATCGGGTTTTGGCTTGGAGCGGCAGCGATCGCACTGGTAGTAACGTTTGGATCGTCGGTTCTGCTCGGTCGTGCAGGATTGATTGCGTTTGTGCTGGCGGGAATTGGGGCGATCGCATTGGGATTTGTGCGGGGACAGAATGCAGATTCGATCCGGTGGAGTGCGATCGTGCTTGGGTTTGTTGGAATTTGGTTGTGGGCAACGGGGGGCGCGAGATATCGGATGGAACGGGCGGGATTTCGTCGATCGACAGTGCAGTGGGTTTTAGCGATCGTGGGTTGGGAAGGATTGTGGGTCGGTTGGGTGATTAACACCTTCCTAGCACCACAGGTCGGAACATGGTTGATGCAGATGAATTAA
- a CDS encoding 30S ribosomal protein S2 (similar to AA sequence:cyanobase_aa:LBDG_03890), protein MPVVSLAQLLESGVHFGHQTRRWNPKMSPYIYTARNGVHIIDLVQTAQLMDAAYNYVRTASEQGKKFLFIGTKRQAAGIIAQEASRCGAYYVNQRWLGGMLTNWATIKSRVERLKDLERREETGALDLLPKKEASVLRRELERLQKYLGGIKNMRKLPDVIIMVDQRREYNAIQECLKLNIPIVALLDTNCDPDTVDVPIPANDDAIRSIKLIVGRLADAIYEGRHGQLEAEEEFDYEGAEEEYEYDETEAPEEEESAE, encoded by the coding sequence ATGCCAGTTGTTTCATTGGCTCAATTACTTGAGTCTGGAGTTCACTTCGGTCATCAGACCCGGAGATGGAACCCCAAAATGAGTCCCTACATCTACACCGCCCGCAATGGTGTCCATATCATCGACCTCGTGCAAACCGCACAGTTGATGGATGCCGCTTACAACTATGTGCGGACGGCTTCAGAACAAGGGAAAAAGTTCTTATTCATCGGAACCAAGCGCCAAGCCGCAGGCATTATCGCCCAAGAAGCAAGCCGCTGTGGTGCGTACTACGTGAACCAGCGTTGGTTGGGTGGAATGCTCACCAACTGGGCAACGATCAAGTCCCGCGTCGAACGGCTCAAAGATCTCGAACGCCGTGAAGAAACAGGCGCACTCGATCTCTTACCGAAAAAAGAAGCGTCTGTGCTGCGTCGTGAACTGGAACGCCTGCAAAAGTACCTGGGCGGCATCAAGAACATGCGGAAGCTCCCAGATGTGATCATCATGGTCGATCAACGTCGGGAATACAACGCGATTCAAGAATGTCTCAAGCTCAACATTCCGATCGTGGCTCTGCTCGATACCAACTGCGACCCCGATACTGTTGATGTGCCGATTCCCGCAAACGATGACGCGATTCGATCGATCAAACTGATCGTTGGACGGTTAGCCGATGCGATTTATGAAGGTCGTCACGGTCAACTCGAAGCCGAAGAAGAATTCGACTACGAAGGCGCAGAAGAAGAGTACGAATACGACGAAACTGAAGCCCCGGAAGAAGAAGAAAGCGCAGAATAA
- a CDS encoding elongation factor Ts (similar to AA sequence:cyanobase_aa:LBDG_03880), with product MADISAKAVKELREKTGAGMMDCKKALTENGGDMEKSIDWLRKKGIASAGKKEGKVTAEGLVDSYIHIGGRIGVLVEVNCQTDFVARNEAFKELVRNIAKQIAASANVEYVKVADIPADIVEREKAIEMGKDDLAGKPDNIKEKIVQGRIDKRLNEMCLLPTPYIKDPNITVEELVKQNVAQLGENIQIRRFVRFVLGEGIEKEETDFAAEVAAQMGGAK from the coding sequence ATGGCAGACATTTCAGCAAAAGCGGTGAAAGAACTGCGCGAAAAGACTGGCGCAGGGATGATGGATTGTAAGAAAGCGCTGACCGAAAACGGTGGCGATATGGAAAAGTCGATCGATTGGCTTCGCAAGAAGGGCATCGCGTCGGCTGGGAAGAAAGAAGGTAAAGTCACGGCTGAAGGTCTGGTTGATAGCTACATTCACATCGGCGGTCGGATCGGTGTGTTGGTTGAAGTGAATTGCCAAACCGACTTCGTGGCAAGAAACGAAGCATTCAAAGAACTGGTTCGCAATATTGCTAAACAGATTGCCGCTAGCGCGAATGTGGAATACGTCAAAGTGGCTGATATTCCGGCGGATATCGTCGAGCGTGAAAAAGCGATCGAGATGGGCAAAGACGATCTTGCTGGCAAGCCGGACAATATCAAAGAAAAAATCGTTCAAGGTCGGATTGATAAGCGCCTGAATGAAATGTGCTTGTTGCCGACTCCTTACATCAAAGACCCAAATATCACCGTCGAAGAATTGGTGAAACAAAACGTGGCGCAACTGGGCGAAAACATTCAAATTCGTCGCTTTGTGCGGTTTGTCTTGGGTGAAGGCATTGAGAAGGAAGAAACCGATTTTGCGGCAGAAGTGGCTGCACAAATGGGCGGCGCAAAGTAG
- a CDS encoding unknown protein (similar to AA sequence:cyanobase_aa:all5115), whose product MNRIAIALGFLCLSPLVTIEQVKAQTVVPDSSLGTIVTPNNGNFTITGGSLAGSHLFHSFREFSIPTGGSASFDLVNTPNVSTIFSRVTGSTASSIDGLIKTINHSTPVSLFLLNPNGVLFGKNARLDLSGSFVATTANQIHFADSSEFAANPTAPPLLTMSAPIGLQFGSNPGQIINRSTVNNVGLQVPTGKSIVLAGGEIRLEGGRLRSTSGQLELASVAAPGTISITPDLRLTLPSDLTRGDISLSEAALANVNGTPGGRIAIHAANLNLTGGSLVMSQISGVGAPDSRSGNIEINASDTINITDASGMINRVLANSVGNAGNLDIQTGSLFVTNGSFLVTSTRGRGNAGQMNIQATKTVAFDGVDRFGNPSLAWAGVNGGATGNGGTITIRAESLSVMNGAYIASSTLSRGNAGTINLQAKTATFSGQDADGNSTFVSSAVAAAGAIGMAGDLNITADALFVANGAFLSTATLGKGNGGTMNITANTASFDGYGRSGAATFATSAVNENAIGNGGVININANALSVTNGALLTTITVKPGSAGDINVNANTLDVLNGGQILSTSFGSGKAGTLTFNVRDRITLSGSDPNYTERSKLPGFNDAFSIGAASGLFGNTVEGQTGAGGDLRIQTRELFVQEGARASVSNLGAGNAGNLIVTADSIRLSNAASLSAESRAGSQGNISLSANDIVLRQGSTITTNATGTATGGNITIAAPIILGLENSDISANAVQGQGGKIEITTEALLGLKYRDRLTPESDITASSEFGVSGSVQINTIGVDPNSGLIELPVDLSDASQQIAKGCKTNQGNRFVVTGRGGVPMNPSEQVRGDRTWNDLRHPMNTGTIATAPLFAPLVEATAWERNSETGKVQLIAAQPMRSQSDVTCAVSSELHSAPIAP is encoded by the coding sequence ATGAACCGTATAGCGATCGCCCTGGGATTCCTCTGTTTAAGTCCGCTTGTCACGATCGAACAAGTTAAAGCCCAAACTGTTGTTCCTGATAGCTCACTCGGCACGATCGTCACTCCCAATAACGGTAACTTCACGATCACAGGCGGCAGTCTTGCAGGCAGTCATTTGTTCCACAGCTTTCGAGAGTTTTCGATTCCCACAGGAGGATCTGCAAGCTTTGATTTAGTCAATACTCCCAATGTCTCTACGATTTTTAGTCGTGTAACAGGAAGTACGGCTTCTAGCATTGACGGACTGATTAAGACAATCAATCACAGTACTCCCGTTAGTCTATTTCTTCTCAATCCAAATGGCGTTCTGTTTGGCAAAAATGCGCGTTTAGACCTGAGTGGCTCGTTTGTGGCGACCACTGCAAACCAAATTCACTTTGCAGATAGCAGTGAGTTCGCTGCAAATCCCACTGCTCCTCCCTTACTCACGATGAGCGCCCCGATCGGTTTGCAGTTTGGCAGCAACCCTGGACAAATCATCAATCGCTCAACCGTTAACAATGTTGGGCTACAAGTCCCGACCGGAAAAAGCATCGTCCTCGCAGGTGGAGAAATTCGCTTAGAAGGGGGACGCTTACGATCGACTAGCGGACAACTCGAACTCGCGAGTGTCGCAGCACCCGGAACCATTAGCATCACACCCGATCTCCGCCTCACGCTTCCTAGCGATCTCACACGCGGAGATATCTCGCTGAGCGAAGCCGCCCTTGCTAACGTTAACGGAACTCCGGGCGGTCGTATCGCCATTCATGCTGCAAATCTCAACCTCACAGGCGGCAGTCTCGTGATGTCGCAAATCTCCGGAGTCGGCGCACCAGATTCTCGATCGGGCAACATTGAAATTAATGCGTCCGACACGATTAACATTACTGATGCCAGTGGCATGATCAATCGTGTCCTCGCGAACTCTGTCGGCAATGCAGGCAATCTTGACATTCAGACAGGCTCGCTCTTTGTCACGAACGGGAGCTTTCTCGTCACCAGTACAAGAGGTCGGGGCAACGCTGGACAGATGAACATTCAAGCGACGAAAACGGTTGCGTTTGATGGAGTCGATCGCTTTGGTAATCCTAGCTTAGCCTGGGCTGGCGTGAATGGAGGCGCAACGGGGAATGGTGGAACCATCACCATTAGGGCTGAATCGCTTTCAGTGATGAATGGGGCTTACATTGCTAGTAGCACTCTCTCTAGAGGCAACGCCGGAACGATTAATCTACAAGCGAAAACCGCAACCTTCAGCGGACAGGATGCTGATGGCAATTCGACTTTTGTATCCAGTGCAGTTGCCGCAGCAGGAGCAATTGGAATGGCGGGAGATTTAAATATCACCGCCGATGCACTCTTTGTTGCAAACGGTGCCTTTCTCTCGACGGCAACGCTTGGAAAAGGTAATGGTGGCACGATGAACATCACCGCCAATACAGCGAGTTTTGATGGATATGGCAGATCGGGTGCCGCTACCTTTGCGACGAGTGCAGTGAACGAGAATGCGATCGGCAACGGTGGAGTGATTAACATCAACGCTAATGCGCTCTCGGTGACAAATGGAGCATTGCTCACGACAATTACCGTCAAGCCCGGAAGTGCAGGCGACATTAATGTGAATGCGAATACGCTAGATGTCCTGAATGGGGGACAAATTCTTTCTACGAGTTTTGGGTCAGGAAAAGCTGGAACCCTCACCTTTAATGTTCGCGATCGCATTACGCTCTCCGGTAGCGATCCAAATTATACTGAGCGCAGCAAGCTTCCCGGATTTAACGATGCTTTCAGCATTGGAGCCGCAAGCGGGTTGTTTGGGAATACCGTCGAGGGTCAAACTGGAGCAGGTGGAGATTTACGCATTCAGACGAGAGAACTTTTCGTTCAAGAGGGTGCGCGAGCTAGTGTCAGCAATCTTGGAGCAGGCAACGCCGGAAATCTGATTGTGACTGCCGACTCGATTCGGCTCAGCAATGCAGCGAGCTTGAGCGCTGAAAGCCGAGCGGGATCTCAGGGCAATATTTCACTGAGCGCGAATGATATTGTTTTACGTCAAGGCAGTACCATCACCACGAATGCAACTGGAACAGCAACGGGCGGAAACATTACGATCGCGGCTCCGATTATTCTTGGACTCGAAAACAGCGACATTTCTGCAAATGCTGTTCAAGGTCAAGGTGGCAAGATTGAGATTACAACGGAAGCGCTTCTAGGCTTGAAATATCGCGATCGTTTAACTCCCGAAAGTGATATCACTGCCAGTTCTGAATTCGGAGTCAGCGGTTCTGTTCAGATTAATACGATCGGCGTTGATCCGAACTCTGGCTTAATCGAATTACCCGTAGATTTAAGCGATGCAAGCCAACAGATTGCGAAAGGCTGCAAGACGAACCAAGGCAACCGTTTTGTTGTAACTGGACGGGGCGGAGTTCCGATGAATCCAAGCGAACAGGTCAGAGGCGATCGCACTTGGAACGATCTGCGTCATCCCATGAACACGGGCACGATCGCGACTGCGCCTCTGTTTGCTCCTTTAGTCGAAGCAACCGCTTGGGAGCGCAATTCCGAGACAGGTAAAGTGCAACTGATCGCGGCTCAACCCATGCGATCGCAGTCGGATGTAACTTGTGCGGTTTCTTCGGAGTTGCACTCTGCACCGATCGCGCCCTAA